One window from the genome of Desulfobacterales bacterium encodes:
- a CDS encoding peptide chain release factor 3, whose translation MGRIQNNEIKRRRTFGIISHPDAGKTTLTEKLLLFGGAIQMAGAVKARKASRHATSDWMSIEKERGISVTSSVMKFNYQDFEINLLDTPGHQDFSEDTYRVLTAVDSALMVIDNAKGVERQTMKLMEVCRMRNTPVITFINKLDRDGLEPLDILADIEEKLQIECAPLSWPIGMGKRFKGVYNLFRKELQLFVPGQATRDQERLVIQDLADSRLDELLGSQADELRQDIELLEGAANPFDYGHFIKANQSPVFFGSAINNFGVKELLEAFVELAPAPGPRASLTREVAPEEENFSGFVFKVQANMNPAHRDRIAFLRICSGKFSRGMKVRHHRINKEIALANATIFMAQDRANVDEAYPGDIIGIHNHGTIKIGDTFTEREKLKFTGIPNFAPEHFRRVILKSPLKAKQLQKGLVQLAEEGAVQAFKPLMGSDYILGAVGLLQFDVTRARLKDEYGAEVIFENVDLGAARWIACDDRKKLDQFKREFQASLAEDAEGHLTYLASGEWRLNRTMEQWPEISFLKTREHG comes from the coding sequence GTGGGCAGGATCCAGAACAACGAAATCAAACGGCGGCGGACCTTCGGCATCATTAGTCATCCGGATGCCGGCAAGACCACCTTGACCGAAAAGCTGCTGCTCTTTGGCGGCGCCATCCAGATGGCCGGCGCGGTCAAGGCCCGCAAGGCCTCGCGCCACGCCACCAGCGACTGGATGTCAATCGAGAAGGAGCGCGGCATCTCGGTGACCTCCTCGGTAATGAAGTTCAACTACCAGGACTTTGAGATCAATCTGCTGGACACCCCGGGTCACCAGGATTTTTCCGAGGATACCTACCGGGTGTTGACCGCGGTGGACAGCGCCCTGATGGTGATCGACAATGCCAAGGGCGTGGAGCGCCAGACCATGAAGTTGATGGAGGTCTGCCGGATGCGCAACACCCCGGTGATCACCTTTATCAACAAGCTGGACCGGGACGGCCTGGAGCCGCTTGATATCCTGGCCGACATCGAGGAAAAGCTGCAGATCGAGTGCGCGCCCCTTTCATGGCCCATTGGCATGGGCAAGCGGTTCAAGGGGGTTTACAATCTTTTTCGCAAGGAGCTGCAGCTCTTTGTTCCGGGCCAGGCCACCCGGGACCAGGAGCGGCTGGTGATCCAGGATCTGGCCGATTCCCGGCTGGACGAACTGCTCGGCAGCCAGGCCGATGAACTGCGCCAGGATATCGAACTGCTGGAAGGGGCGGCCAACCCCTTTGACTATGGGCATTTCATCAAGGCCAACCAGTCCCCGGTGTTCTTTGGCAGCGCCATCAATAACTTCGGGGTCAAGGAGTTGCTGGAGGCCTTTGTCGAACTGGCGCCCGCGCCCGGTCCCCGGGCATCCCTCACCCGTGAGGTCGCTCCGGAAGAAGAGAATTTTTCCGGGTTCGTGTTCAAGGTCCAGGCCAACATGAATCCGGCCCACCGCGACCGGATCGCCTTTCTGCGCATCTGTTCCGGCAAATTCTCCCGGGGGATGAAGGTCCGCCACCACCGGATCAACAAGGAGATCGCCCTGGCCAATGCCACCATCTTCATGGCCCAGGACCGGGCCAATGTGGATGAGGCCTATCCCGGCGACATCATCGGCATCCACAACCACGGCACCATCAAGATCGGCGACACCTTTACCGAGCGCGAAAAACTCAAATTCACCGGGATTCCCAATTTCGCGCCCGAGCATTTCCGGCGGGTTATCCTGAAAAGCCCGCTCAAGGCCAAACAGCTGCAAAAGGGGTTGGTCCAGTTGGCTGAGGAGGGCGCGGTCCAGGCCTTTAAGCCGCTGATGGGCAGTGATTATATCCTGGGCGCGGTGGGACTGCTCCAGTTCGACGTGACCCGGGCCCGGCTCAAGGACGAGTACGGCGCCGAGGTGATCTTCGAGAATGTGGATCTGGGCGCGGCCCGCTGGATCGCCTGTGATGATCGCAAAAAACTTGATCAGTTCAAGCGGGAATTCCAGGCCAGCCTGGCCGAGGATGCCGAGGGGCATCTCACCTACCTGGCCTCGGGTGAGTGGCGGTTGAACCGGACCATGGAACAGTGGCCGGAGATCTCTTTTCTAAAGACCCGCGAACACGGTTGA
- a CDS encoding cytochrome c3 family protein produces MKREDKTKFLVVIGLALCVLTMGTVMAPAAETPNLAPKEIVIKRGMSEDAAGCIECHAKKTPGIVESWKKGKMGHAAITCYDCHTVAKGSPMASQCEGVRGTEIYISPMVSSKTCERCHPAEVKQFLKSGHAKLAGDPVIEKEKFQKLMYYHEGGEFMGNKPGTGSNRATRATGCQMCHGTKVELGPDNKPIKETWPGGVGTRYPDGGIGNCTVCHTRHEFSVAEARKPEACASCHLGPDHPHIEIYNESKHGQLYLTQGEEWNWDAAPDTWQPGDYTAPTCATCHMSGIGELSTTHNVNERLKWDLVHPRSVIRSGERGDGEKGDKLMRKVCVNCHGKSHTNAQRDSLDNAVELYNMYYDKAEAMKQDLKAKGLLKQDPWKDGFQELHYFLWHHAGRRARHGAAMFAPDYAHWHGFFQVMQVYKDMVDIYDWRIKNNKIEELSHVMSTAPD; encoded by the coding sequence ATGAAAAGGGAAGACAAAACGAAATTTCTGGTGGTCATTGGACTGGCCCTTTGTGTCTTGACCATGGGAACGGTCATGGCCCCGGCCGCCGAGACCCCCAATCTGGCCCCAAAGGAGATAGTGATCAAGCGGGGGATGAGCGAGGATGCAGCCGGATGTATCGAGTGTCATGCCAAAAAAACGCCGGGCATTGTTGAATCGTGGAAAAAAGGCAAGATGGGCCATGCCGCCATTACCTGCTACGACTGCCATACCGTGGCCAAGGGTTCGCCCATGGCCAGCCAGTGCGAGGGGGTCCGGGGCACGGAGATCTACATCTCGCCCATGGTCTCTTCCAAGACCTGCGAGCGTTGTCATCCGGCCGAGGTCAAGCAGTTTTTAAAGAGCGGTCATGCTAAATTGGCCGGCGACCCGGTGATTGAAAAGGAGAAGTTTCAGAAGCTGATGTACTATCACGAGGGCGGCGAGTTCATGGGCAATAAACCAGGCACGGGAAGTAACCGGGCCACCCGGGCCACTGGTTGCCAGATGTGCCACGGTACCAAGGTGGAACTGGGTCCGGACAACAAGCCGATCAAGGAAACCTGGCCCGGCGGGGTGGGTACCCGGTATCCGGACGGCGGCATCGGCAACTGCACGGTCTGCCATACCCGGCACGAGTTTTCGGTGGCCGAGGCGAGAAAACCCGAGGCCTGCGCCAGTTGTCATCTGGGTCCGGATCATCCCCATATCGAGATCTATAACGAGAGCAAGCACGGCCAGCTCTACCTGACCCAGGGAGAGGAGTGGAACTGGGATGCGGCCCCTGACACCTGGCAGCCCGGCGATTATACCGCCCCGACCTGCGCCACCTGCCATATGAGCGGGATCGGTGAATTGTCCACCACCCACAATGTCAATGAACGGCTGAAATGGGACCTGGTTCATCCCAGGAGTGTGATCAGAAGCGGTGAGCGGGGTGACGGCGAAAAGGGTGACAAGTTGATGCGCAAGGTGTGCGTTAACTGTCATGGAAAATCACACACCAACGCCCAGCGGGACTCCCTGGACAATGCGGTTGAACTCTACAATATGTATTATGACAAGGCCGAGGCCATGAAGCAGGATCTCAAGGCCAAGGGGTTGCTCAAGCAGGACCCGTGGAAGGACGGTTTCCAGGAGCTGCATTACTTCCTCTGGCATCACGCCGGTCGACGGGCCCGGCACGGCGCGGCCATGTTTGCCCCTGACTACGCCCATTGGCACGGTTTCTTCCAGGTCATGCAGGTGTACAAGGATATGGTGGACATCTATGACTGGCGGATCAAAAACAATAAGATAGAGGAGTTGAGCCATGTGATGAGCACGGCTCCGGACTAA
- a CDS encoding NapC/NirT family cytochrome c: MAKQGKERSGGKKAWWVGLAMGILLAMVTVLASGFMIETTNTDTFCVTCHVMTPFRTSWKESVHGGNNPQGFAAQCVDCHLPHGNFLQYLTTKAITGTGDVIQNMVIDPVTFDWAGNAEQNRQKFTFDSACRRCHHELTPKGIKRGGLLAHRAYLLGEAKKTCTECHPHVGHRNMIETANRFFSET; encoded by the coding sequence ATGGCAAAGCAAGGCAAGGAACGTTCAGGCGGCAAAAAAGCATGGTGGGTCGGCCTGGCCATGGGGATCCTGCTGGCCATGGTCACGGTGCTGGCCTCGGGTTTCATGATCGAGACCACCAACACCGACACCTTTTGCGTCACCTGTCATGTCATGACCCCCTTCCGCACATCCTGGAAGGAGTCGGTGCATGGCGGCAACAACCCGCAGGGCTTCGCGGCCCAGTGCGTGGACTGCCATCTGCCCCATGGCAATTTTCTCCAATATCTGACCACCAAGGCGATTACCGGCACCGGCGATGTCATCCAGAACATGGTGATCGATCCGGTTACCTTTGACTGGGCCGGCAATGCGGAGCAGAACCGGCAGAAGTTCACCTTTGACAGCGCCTGCCGCCGCTGCCACCACGAATTGACCCCCAAGGGGATCAAGCGTGGCGGGCTCCTGGCCCACCGGGCCTATCTGCTGGGCGAGGCGAAAAAAACCTGTACAGAATGTCATCCCCATGTCGGCCATCGCAACATGATTGAAACCGCAAATAGATTTTTCTCGGAAACCTAA